One Roseburia rectibacter DNA window includes the following coding sequences:
- a CDS encoding DUF4422 domain-containing protein, with amino-acid sequence MSMRIYTMTHKKFTPLSDKLYVPLHVGRACGEDFGYQGDDTGEQISALNCYYSELTGFYWIWKNCHDVDYVGTCHYRRYLINEKEQIYTEAEYRELLKKYDLVTTKKVQLNNSYYDGFSANHNIRALEMTGKVIAEKYPEYADAFDTLVNGRQTYFGNILVTSKKLFDEYASWLFSIFFEVAERIELETGEDAYHKRVFGFISEFLLLVWVTVKKLRVYECKVGMLGEKAETGELKQRLAECFRKRDVDLAKKIFLETREMRPDVLMEASDITGELHLCMQIIATAGEERCHGETMILERENDFDRLIEIFSELNRIVSRYREDSQSTEDICFLKKEKISGTAVWVAVMIGKESDSEKKDLLNRILKDLH; translated from the coding sequence ATGTCCATGCGCATATATACCATGACACACAAAAAATTCACGCCGCTGTCGGATAAACTGTATGTACCGCTCCATGTCGGAAGGGCATGTGGGGAAGATTTTGGATATCAGGGAGATGATACAGGAGAACAGATCTCGGCATTGAACTGTTATTACAGTGAACTGACAGGATTTTACTGGATCTGGAAAAATTGTCATGATGTGGATTATGTCGGTACCTGCCATTACAGAAGATATCTGATCAATGAAAAGGAACAGATTTATACGGAGGCGGAATACCGGGAACTGTTAAAGAAATATGACCTGGTCACAACGAAAAAGGTTCAGTTAAATAATTCTTACTATGATGGATTTTCGGCAAATCATAATATACGGGCGCTTGAAATGACAGGAAAAGTCATAGCAGAGAAATACCCGGAATATGCAGATGCGTTTGACACGCTGGTAAATGGCAGACAGACTTATTTTGGAAATATTCTTGTCACATCAAAAAAATTATTTGATGAATATGCGTCCTGGCTGTTTTCCATTTTTTTTGAAGTGGCAGAGCGGATTGAACTGGAGACGGGAGAAGATGCCTACCATAAAAGAGTATTTGGATTTATTTCTGAATTTCTATTGCTTGTTTGGGTTACCGTTAAGAAATTGCGTGTGTATGAATGTAAGGTGGGAATGCTTGGAGAAAAGGCAGAAACAGGTGAATTAAAACAAAGACTTGCCGAATGTTTCAGAAAACGTGATGTTGATCTGGCAAAAAAGATTTTTCTGGAAACAAGAGAAATGCGGCCGGATGTATTGATGGAGGCGTCGGATATCACAGGTGAATTGCATCTTTGTATGCAGATCATTGCAACCGCAGGGGAGGAAAGGTGCCATGGAGAAACAATGATCCTGGAGAGGGAAAATGATTTCGACAGGCTGATAGAAATTTTCTCAGAATTAAACCGGATTGTAAGCAGGTACCGCGAAGACAGTCAGAGCACAGAGGATATCTGTTTCCTGAAAAAAGAAAAAATATCGGGGACTGCCGTCTGGGTGGCAGTTATGATAGGAAAAGAATCGGATAGTGAAAAAAAGGATCTTCTGAATCGTATATTAAAAGATCTTCATTAA